In Candidatus Hydrothermales bacterium, the genomic window AAAGAACCTGCTATAAGAGAAATAGCGATGAGATTCATAGAAAAATTATATGAGAAAGAACAAAAAAGGGCAATTTTATGTTATGTAATAATTTTGGCCTTTATTACGGTTATCTTGGGAATCCTCTTTGCATACCTATGGAAAGTGAAAGAGATACAAAAGAGTAATATGAATGTAAAAGAGTTTATAGAAGCTGCAAAAGAAATTACAAGTATTAATAAAACATTTATTGAAGTGCACAAAATGAGTATTGAAATGCAAAAGTCTGTAATGGAGATCCTCGAAAGAATTGAAAAGGGGCAGGAAAGAATTGCTGAGATTTTGCTTAATCAAACAAAAATTCTTGAGAGAATAGAAGGAAAGACTAAATAGATTTTAAATGAGCAAGTAATTCACAGTAAGGAAGAATAATTGAAGTGATAAAGGGATGATTTTGAAACTGAGTTAAAAATTTTGAAGTTTTAAGTGGGGATGTGTAAAGTAAAGACAAAAGATAATCTTTAAAGTAAAATTTTGGTTAAAACTTTAATTAGTCAACTTGCCTTCCCACAGGTTAAAAATTATTGAACAGGAAAGATATTTATTCTCTTAGAATTTTTTTTGCAAGATTCTCTCTTTCCTCTTCTGTTTCTGCAAGAATTAAAAGTGCGATAAGTTTTAAATCTTTGTGCATCTCCTCAAACCCCTTTTCCATTTTTTCAAATCCTATTTTAATCTCCTCGTGCATTTTTTCAAATCCTCTACGCATCTCTTCAACAATTCTCAAATTATTTTCCCTTGTAATTTTTTCATTTCTCCAGGCAAGATATGTAACAGCCCCTGCTAAAAAGGTTACTCCAAAACCTATTATTGAAAGTGCTATCTCCATGATTTAAATTATAAAGTATAATTTCACAACGTTTGAAAAAGACGAACTGGCTCATCAAAAGTCTAACCGAAATTTTGTTTAAATAGTAGATTTATCGTAATTCTACAAATCCTTGGAATTCAAATTTTTCTTTTAGTTTTCTCAACCCCTTAACAAATTCAGGATATTTTTGCTCAAATTCTTTGATTAATTTTTCGGCAAAAATTTTAAATTTTTCGTTAGTTGTGCGAATTCTTGGAATTACTTTATTTACAAGTGCATCGTCAAGGTTTCCCCCATGTTTTATATACTCTGTTTATGTGTTTAATATCGCGCTAACCGAGTCCAAGATCAATTTCTCTTAGATGAGAATCGATATCTTTTAAAATTTTTGCTATTTCTTTTTTCTCTTCGTCACTGCAATTTTTAATGTAATTTTCAAAATCTGCTAAAAGTTCTATATAGAAGGCGCGACTTTTTAAACGTGGGCTTAATTCCTTTGTGGTTTCATCTAAATTTATTGTACCAATTATATAAAGATTTGAGGGGAAAGTAATTCTTTTTTTTAATTCCATGTTTCCTTTCAATTTCATCATTATTGTGAATGCAAATATCTCCCTTAGTTTCCATAGCACTTAGGATATCGGAGAAGTAGTGTTCAGGGTGGGAGAGGTTCATTTCGTCTAATATAAGAAAATAGGATTTTTCTTTGTTTTCGTTTGCCTTTACTAAAAAATCGTACAGAGGTCCTTTTACATAATTGTTTGTAATAGGATTAAAGTAACCTATCACATCTTTTGGGCTTGTCCAGTTTGGTTGAACTCTTAAAAAGCAAATATAATTCTTAATTTCTGCAATATTTTTTCTTTTAGTTCACTTTCGTTTTTACTTTCATTAACAATTTTTTCGAGAATTTTATGTTTTATGGCTGGAAAAATTAATGATAAAAGTGTTTTTCCTGTTCCGGTTGTACCGACAAGTATGACAAATTTATTTGCAGAGTTTATCCCAGCATAGAATTTTTTTAGTGTGGTTTCGTTGTAATAGATATTAAATTTTCTAAGACTATAAATTTGATTTTTTAAACTTTCAAAGGTTAAAGGTTCTTCTTTATAAACTTGATTAACTGAATAAATTTGTTTTTCTTTATAAACCGGATTATTAATTTCTTCTTTTTTATAGAAATCAAACCAAGGAATTACTTTCTCTTTTACTTTGACTCCAAATTCAGTAGGCAATGGTGCATTTAAAATAAATTTAAGACTGTTGTCTAATAATCTTAGACGACAAGAAGTTCCCTCAAGATAATAACGAAGAAAAAGACTGGGAATATATTCTTTATCCCATTTTGGATCAATTTCACTTATCAAATAATATACTCTTGAGTTTTTATTTCTTTTAATAAAATCTTCTGTTTCCTTTTGAATTTCAAGAACTTTATAGAAGATTTGACACAATTTCGGAAATAACGAGACAAATAAATCATTTAAGTCCACCATACCCTCTTTTTTTATTTTTTTAAGATACTCTATAACATCCCTCATGAATAAATTCCTATACTCTGGAATAAGAAATACAAAATTCATCTCTTCATCAGTGGTCCGGATTTCACCTTATTTTATTTGTGGTGTCTCAAAAGAATAAGAGCTTTTCCATTTTATATCTTCGTAACTAATACTTACAAATGGCATATCAATTTCTACATTTTTTATTTTTTCGTGAGATAATTCTTCTGCATAACTCTTTCTTATCTTTATAGAAATTAAAATAGCTCCAACATCAGATTTTGCATAAATTAAATACCAAGGATACGTCCAATTGTCACTAAAAGCTTCTATTTCTCCTGTCTTTATCCCATTTTTTTCTAATAAACTTTTTATCTCCTCTAGAAACTTTTTTAACTTTTCATGCCTTTCTGCCGGTTCCTGGGGATGCACAACATGCTCAAACCCATTTAAAGGCTTTATTTTTACATCCATCTTAGCACCTCCTCCTTTTCTCCCAAAATCTCAAAAACATAAACTCCAAACCCATATTTTTTTCTATATTCATCATCAAAAAATTTTTCATATGATAAAGGAAGACGGGCTTTTCTTGGAATAACAGCATATGCTCCTTTTACAACTCTTTCCTTTGTTTTAAAATCAATAATTGCTTCTTTATATTGATGTAATTGAGCTATAGCTGTTCTTCTCTCTTCTACCTCCTCCTCACTTATTAAACCTTTCACTGAAACTTTTTTAGCATCAAAAATTAAAATCTCATCCGTTTTTTTATTCCAAAGCATAATATCCGGTTTTTATTTTAATTGTATAGCTACCTATCCCTCTTTCACTCTCGTGAAAATCAAAAGTTTTTTGATAATAAAGAGTATAACCGTTATCCCATGCTATAGCAGACGATTTAACTTCTTTTTTTCTAACTCCCCTATTTTAAGTTTAATTCTTCTCTCTTTTTCTTCAAAAAACTTTTCAAGTCTAAAGTTTTCACCAAACTTTTCCTTACACTGATTAAAAATCTCAAAAAATACCCAAAGTTCAAAAAGGAGCCACTCATCAAAGGAGCTAAGTTCAAGCTTTCCCATCTCAAAAGGAACACAATATGAATTAAATTTAGAATAGAGCTTATAAATTTTGTTATACGCAGGAACATACTTTATTACAGAAGTAGGTCTTACCTCAAACTCAGACTCAATTTGTTGAAAAAAATCTAAATTTAATAAAACAAAGATTAACCTTTTTAGGTGCTAAAATTTTTGAAACTTCATAATTTTTAAGAGAAATATAGGAAGTTATTGTATCGGGGGAGATCTCCTCTATCTCGTAGGGCTCATAAGATACATTACAAGATTCGATTTTTGTATGAGGATTTACCCGTAAAAATAAAATGGCCCTTGTAAGTTCATCAAAAAAAATAGTCTCTGTTAATAATTTGTACTGTATAACCCCCATTTTAAGCTTTTCCTTAATTATCATAGTTTCAATCTCTGGTCTTTGCTTAAGATAAACTCTATAAAGATCTTTTAAATACTTAACCAGATCTTCCATTATTTTAAAAATTTCTTTTGGTGAAAAATAAAATTCGCCTGCCATAATTAATACTACCTTAAAATTTCAATTTTTTTTCTATCTTTTTCTCCGATATCACTTTTTAAAACTAAAAGATAAACCCCTGATTTCAGATATTTTGTATCTAAGGAATATTTATAGATTCCTTTGTCAAAATCTCTTTCAAATACCTTTAAAACCTTTGAGCCCTTTATATCGAAAATTTCAAGGGCTACTTTTCTTTTTGACGGAATCGAAAAAGTAATGTCTGTCACCTGGAAAATTATGTTAGGTGAAATTTCAAAAAATCCAAACTTTTTAGAGTAATTCTATATAAATGACAAATTTGGTGGTAACTTTTCTTCTCCTTCAACAGGTTGAATACTTATGGCATCTTTCAAAATAAGTAAATATAAATCAAGGTCGTTACCTGTTATATTTGCGTCTTCATCAACATCAAACCATAGGGCGGCCCATAAATCGTAGATTCCATATGAGGCCTTATTAGGGACAATAAATTTTCTTG contains:
- a CDS encoding nuclease domain-containing protein; amino-acid sequence: MLWNKKTDEILIFDAKKVSVKGLISEEEVEERRTAIAQLHQYKEAIIDFKTKERVVKGAYAVIPRKARLPLSYEKFFDDEYRKKYGFGVYVFEILGEKEEVLRWM
- a CDS encoding T9SS type A sorting domain-containing protein, whose amino-acid sequence is MSPNIIFQVTDITFSIPSKRKVALEIFDIKGSKVLKVFERDFDKGIYKYSLDTKYLKSGVYLLVLKSDIGEKDRKKIEILR